Proteins from a single region of Geothrix sp. PMB-07:
- the rnhA gene encoding ribonuclease HI, producing the protein MKIELYCDGACLGNPGPGGWGYLLRVHLATGVQEKEGSGPEADTTNNRMELMAAIKGLETLTKPCQVLLQSDSQYVVKGITSWLKDWKRRGWKKADGKPVLNADLWQALDAQLARHMVEARWVKGHAGHAENERVDRLANAAAQSLN; encoded by the coding sequence ATGAAGATCGAGCTCTACTGCGATGGCGCCTGTCTGGGCAACCCCGGTCCGGGTGGATGGGGGTACCTGCTGCGGGTGCACCTCGCCACCGGTGTCCAGGAGAAGGAAGGCTCTGGCCCCGAGGCGGACACCACCAACAACCGCATGGAGCTCATGGCCGCCATCAAGGGCCTGGAAACCCTCACCAAGCCCTGCCAGGTGCTGCTGCAGAGCGACAGCCAGTACGTGGTGAAGGGCATCACCTCCTGGCTGAAGGACTGGAAGCGGCGCGGGTGGAAGAAGGCCGACGGCAAGCCCGTGCTGAATGCGGACCTGTGGCAGGCCCTGGATGCCCAGCTGGCACGGCACATGGTGGAAGCGCGTTGGGTCAAGGGACACGCGGGCCACGCGGAGAATGAACGCGTGGACCGGCTGGCCAACGCCGCTGCGCAATCCTTGAACTGA